The following proteins are encoded in a genomic region of Deltaproteobacteria bacterium:
- a CDS encoding Hsp20/alpha crystallin family protein, whose amino-acid sequence MGSIRIRIAKDFERLEEQMRRMMENLFGPVNPFVASPLPRFRPAVDVYETPDEMVLRMELAGVIKEELSLTLNQQQLNISGRRRFFTNDPVQRFLQLEIDYGLFDRTFQIPKLIEESQVRAEYNNGILEVRLPFRRPSPAKTIPVKEE is encoded by the coding sequence ATGGGCTCCATTAGAATTCGCATTGCCAAGGATTTTGAGCGCTTGGAAGAGCAGATGCGCCGGATGATGGAAAACCTGTTCGGTCCGGTGAATCCCTTTGTAGCTTCACCCCTGCCTCGGTTCCGACCCGCGGTCGATGTTTACGAAACTCCCGACGAAATGGTCCTGCGCATGGAACTGGCCGGGGTAATTAAGGAGGAATTGTCTCTTACCCTGAACCAACAGCAGTTAAACATCAGCGGTCGGCGGCGGTTCTTTACCAATGATCCAGTCCAGCGGTTTTTGCAACTGGAAATAGACTACGGCCTGTTTGACCGGACCTTTCAGATTCCGAAATTAATTGAGGAGAGCCAGGTTCGGGCGGAATATAATAACGGCATCCTGGAAGTGCGCCTGCCCTTCCGTCGGCCTTCTCCGGCTAAAACCATTCCCGTAAAGGAAGAATAG
- a CDS encoding flagellar assembly protein FliW: protein MEDAFSVETNHFGTINVARDQIITVPQGLLGFPDCQRFILIEHQKESPFHWFQCLDNPGLAFVIIDPRSIVSDYRIGRLNSYLRELGAESADDLQVFVIVTIPRQRPQEMTANLLGPLLINTKNRQAKQVVLDIPRLSHQYRIIKR, encoded by the coding sequence ATGGAAGACGCATTCTCCGTAGAGACCAACCATTTTGGTACTATCAATGTGGCCCGGGACCAGATCATTACTGTACCTCAAGGATTACTGGGATTCCCTGATTGTCAGCGTTTTATTCTGATAGAACACCAAAAGGAATCGCCCTTCCACTGGTTCCAATGCCTAGATAACCCGGGACTGGCTTTTGTAATCATTGATCCCCGGTCTATTGTATCTGATTACCGGATTGGTCGATTAAATAGTTATTTAAGAGAACTCGGGGCAGAGAGTGCTGATGACCTGCAGGTCTTTGTTATCGTTACCATTCCCCGGCAGCGTCCCCAGGAGATGACGGCCAATCTTTTGGGACCCTTGTTAATCAACACCAAAAATCGACAGGCCAAACAGGTCGTCCTCGATATTCCCCGGTTATCACATCAGTACCGGATCATCAAGCGATAA
- the csrA gene encoding carbon storage regulator CsrA has translation MLIFTRKIGETIRIGDNIRIRVVEIKGKQVRIGIEAPPNVVVHREEIYLKIIEENLQAADVEGIDLNEVTNLWRSEK, from the coding sequence GTGCTGATTTTTACGAGAAAAATTGGAGAAACCATCCGGATCGGAGATAATATCCGGATAAGGGTGGTGGAAATCAAGGGAAAACAGGTCCGGATAGGGATAGAAGCACCCCCAAATGTGGTTGTGCACCGGGAGGAAATCTATCTGAAAATCATTGAAGAAAATCTTCAAGCTGCGGATGTCGAAGGCATTGATCTAAATGAGGTTACCAATCTGTGGAGGTCAGAGAAGTAA
- a CDS encoding DUF89 family protein: protein MARMSVQPECYPCLQRLIDLTVELATADPFLQAQARQQAQEILDRQFLPGAIPAVIANQFHQVLKDLTGNPDPFAASKSSETEVMRRFSAQIIPHWGRDLSSLLSLAVIGNGIDFFRSGNEIMQELAGPVKLVDSDLELFQARLARPGVMLYLADNAGEQFFDLPLVRGLRQQGWQVIYVVKGGPIQNDLSRNDLLASGLAPDLEPVVDSGAPMVGLVLDEASPEFRQHYDAADLILAKGMGHFETLAHLDDPRIFFLLQAKCRPIAEALGVPRFSFVFKALSSLC from the coding sequence ATGGCTCGGATGAGTGTGCAACCGGAATGTTATCCTTGTTTGCAGCGGCTGATCGATCTGACCGTGGAATTGGCCACTGCTGATCCCTTTTTGCAGGCCCAGGCCCGGCAGCAGGCCCAGGAGATCCTTGACCGCCAGTTTTTGCCAGGGGCGATTCCCGCGGTGATTGCCAATCAGTTTCATCAGGTCCTCAAAGATCTTACCGGCAATCCGGACCCGTTTGCCGCGTCCAAGTCTTCTGAGACCGAGGTGATGCGGCGGTTCTCCGCCCAGATTATCCCGCACTGGGGCCGTGATCTGTCTTCCCTGTTGTCGCTAGCGGTTATTGGCAATGGTATCGATTTTTTCCGCTCCGGCAACGAAATCATGCAGGAGCTGGCCGGCCCGGTGAAGTTGGTGGACTCTGACCTGGAGTTGTTCCAAGCCCGTCTGGCCCGCCCCGGGGTGATGCTGTATCTGGCCGACAATGCCGGAGAACAGTTCTTCGACCTGCCACTGGTACGCGGGCTTAGACAACAGGGCTGGCAGGTAATCTATGTGGTGAAAGGAGGCCCCATCCAGAACGATCTGAGCCGGAATGATCTATTGGCTTCCGGACTGGCGCCGGACCTGGAGCCGGTGGTGGATAGCGGAGCACCTATGGTCGGGCTGGTGCTGGACGAGGCCAGCCCCGAGTTCCGCCAGCATTATGATGCCGCCGACCTGATCCTTGCCAAAGGTATGGGGCATTTTGAAACCCTTGCTCATCTCGACGATCCCCGGATCTTTTTTCTCCTGCAAGCCAAATGTCGTCCTATCGCTGAGGCCCTGGGGGTGCCCCGGTTTAGTTTTGTATTCAAGGCCTTATCCTCTCTCTGTTAG
- the nuoF gene encoding NADH-quinone oxidoreductase subunit NuoF translates to MIHHSHSASQTAVDISPEVWNKLEAIIARYQDQPGALMPVLQEAQNLIGYLPVAVQDRIAAGLNIPASEVFGTMSFYSMYAWTPKGKYIIRMCESPPCHVNGFENILQVLKEELGVGVGETTTDGLFTLELTACLGVCEVAPAMQINEVVFGNLTRDKVKQVLNDYRGGKVVDYRQLPYTTNDFRKYKQSPHELVVLNNVGVIDPMNLEDYLAKGGYSALKKAVTTMTPEAVVEEVKASGLRGRGGAGFPCGMKWSFTRPLTVTPKYIICNADEGEPGTIKDRYIMEGDPHKVLEGMAIAGYAVGASKGFIYVRGEYYLSKYRLQNAIEQARAKGYLGEKLFGTDFSFDIEVRSGFGSYVCGEETALIESIEGHRGYPRAKPPFPGVAGLWHKPTIVNNVETLASVPAIINRGGEWYKSLGTENTTGTKIYQIIGHVKTPQIVEVPVGITLRELIDKYGGGLRDGSKFKMCQTGGASAGLVTADALDLPMDLASLAQVGGALGSGTMLVMDESVCVVDFIRSVAKFFAHESCGQCTPCREGTPRILETVTRICQGQGKEDDLAFLERLAATMVDASFCPLGQTAPGPLMSALKLFRPEFEEHIREKKCRAGVCRLV, encoded by the coding sequence ATGATCCACCATTCTCACAGTGCCAGTCAAACGGCAGTCGACATTAGCCCGGAGGTATGGAACAAGCTTGAGGCTATTATCGCCCGTTATCAGGATCAACCCGGGGCCTTAATGCCAGTCCTGCAAGAGGCCCAGAACCTTATAGGTTACCTGCCGGTGGCGGTCCAGGACCGCATCGCCGCTGGTCTAAATATTCCCGCTAGTGAAGTCTTTGGGACCATGAGTTTTTATTCCATGTATGCCTGGACCCCCAAAGGCAAATATATTATTCGGATGTGCGAATCCCCGCCCTGCCATGTCAACGGCTTTGAAAATATCCTTCAGGTGCTGAAGGAAGAGTTGGGCGTCGGGGTCGGGGAGACTACCACCGATGGCCTGTTTACTTTAGAACTGACGGCTTGCCTGGGAGTCTGCGAGGTGGCCCCGGCCATGCAGATCAACGAAGTGGTGTTCGGCAACCTGACCCGGGATAAGGTTAAGCAGGTGCTCAATGATTACCGGGGGGGCAAAGTGGTAGATTATAGGCAATTACCTTATACTACCAATGATTTTCGCAAGTACAAACAGAGTCCGCATGAACTGGTGGTGCTAAACAACGTTGGGGTTATCGATCCCATGAACCTTGAAGACTATCTGGCCAAAGGCGGCTATAGCGCGTTAAAGAAGGCGGTCACTACCATGACCCCGGAGGCAGTAGTCGAGGAGGTCAAAGCTTCGGGGCTGCGGGGCCGGGGCGGCGCCGGTTTCCCTTGTGGGATGAAATGGTCCTTTACCCGGCCGCTTACCGTTACCCCCAAATATATCATCTGCAACGCCGATGAAGGCGAGCCCGGCACCATCAAAGACCGCTACATCATGGAGGGCGACCCCCATAAGGTGCTGGAAGGCATGGCCATCGCGGGGTATGCGGTCGGCGCCAGTAAAGGTTTCATTTATGTGCGGGGTGAATATTATCTCTCCAAGTACCGGCTGCAAAATGCCATTGAGCAGGCGCGGGCCAAGGGATATCTGGGAGAAAAACTGTTTGGCACTGATTTCTCCTTTGATATCGAAGTCCGCTCCGGCTTTGGCTCTTATGTCTGTGGGGAGGAAACCGCGCTGATTGAATCGATTGAGGGCCATCGCGGTTATCCGCGGGCTAAACCGCCCTTCCCCGGTGTCGCTGGGCTGTGGCATAAACCTACTATTGTCAACAATGTCGAGACCCTGGCCAGTGTTCCGGCCATCATCAACCGGGGCGGCGAGTGGTATAAATCCTTGGGAACCGAGAATACCACCGGCACCAAGATTTATCAGATCATCGGCCACGTCAAGACCCCACAGATCGTTGAAGTCCCGGTGGGCATTACCTTGCGGGAATTAATCGACAAATATGGCGGCGGCCTGCGCGACGGCAGCAAGTTCAAGATGTGTCAGACCGGCGGCGCCTCCGCCGGGTTGGTGACGGCCGACGCCCTGGACCTGCCGATGGATCTGGCCTCGCTGGCTCAAGTCGGGGGCGCCCTGGGTTCAGGCACCATGTTGGTGATGGATGAAAGTGTCTGTGTGGTAGATTTTATCCGTTCGGTAGCGAAATTTTTCGCTCACGAATCCTGCGGCCAGTGCACTCCCTGCCGGGAAGGAACGCCCCGCATTTTAGAAACGGTGACCCGCATCTGCCAGGGCCAGGGCAAAGAAGATGATCTGGCCTTTCTAGAGCGCCTAGCGGCCACCATGGTAGACGCTTCGTTCTGCCCGCTGGGGCAGACCGCGCCCGGCCCCTTGATGAGCGCCTTAAAACTTTTCCGCCCGGAATTCGAGGAGCATATCAGGGAGAAAAAATGCCGGGCGGGGGTATGCCGGTTGGTCTGA
- a CDS encoding ROK family protein: MQVDKEPVVIGVDLGGTNLRLALVTGQGEIRDRQAFPTPKGRGAQVLLEKLAEAITTMARKTQNQSIQIQAVGMGVPGRVLPEEGRVIFSPNLPELNGYQLGAAARDLLPWPLVMDNDANIFTLGEQWLGAGQGRANILGITLGTGVGGGLVLNGKIWPGEAGSTAEIGHITIDPQGEVCNCGNRGCLETLASAPWTVAWVKARLAAGESSCLRASWEQDPESLGGRQLQQAAEAGDALAQAAFNRVGRALGQAVTDVVHLMGLSLVVIGGKFSLAWDQFIGSLEDELDHRLTLFPRRQLQVVPATLGDNAGLLGAARLAWDKVP, translated from the coding sequence ATGCAAGTTGATAAAGAACCGGTAGTCATCGGAGTAGATTTGGGGGGCACTAACCTCCGTCTGGCTCTGGTCACCGGCCAGGGTGAGATCCGGGACCGGCAAGCTTTTCCTACTCCCAAAGGCCGGGGCGCTCAGGTCCTGCTGGAGAAACTGGCAGAGGCAATCACTACTATGGCCCGGAAAACCCAGAATCAGAGCATTCAGATTCAGGCGGTCGGTATGGGCGTCCCCGGTCGGGTGCTGCCTGAAGAAGGTCGGGTAATTTTTTCTCCTAATCTGCCTGAACTAAATGGCTATCAATTGGGCGCCGCGGCCCGGGATTTGCTCCCTTGGCCGCTGGTCATGGATAATGATGCCAATATCTTTACCCTGGGTGAGCAATGGCTGGGGGCCGGGCAGGGTAGGGCAAATATTTTAGGGATCACCCTGGGTACCGGCGTGGGCGGCGGGTTGGTGCTCAACGGCAAGATATGGCCTGGAGAAGCTGGGTCCACGGCGGAAATCGGCCATATTACCATTGATCCCCAGGGCGAGGTCTGCAACTGTGGCAACCGGGGCTGTCTGGAAACCCTGGCTTCCGCACCCTGGACTGTGGCCTGGGTCAAGGCCCGTCTGGCCGCCGGTGAATCTTCCTGTTTACGGGCCAGTTGGGAACAGGATCCGGAAAGTCTGGGCGGCCGTCAGTTGCAACAGGCCGCCGAGGCCGGAGATGCGCTGGCGCAAGCTGCCTTTAACCGGGTGGGCCGAGCCTTGGGTCAGGCTGTTACTGATGTGGTTCACCTCATGGGGCTCTCCCTGGTAGTCATCGGCGGCAAATTCAGCCTGGCCTGGGATCAGTTTATCGGCTCCTTAGAGGATGAACTAGATCACCGTCTGACCCTTTTTCCCCGTCGGCAACTACAGGTGGTCCCGGCCACGTTGGGGGACAACGCCGGACTCTTGGGCGCGGCCAGACTGGCCTGGGACAAGGTCCCATGA
- a CDS encoding UPF0182 family protein: MRRYPDNWKDYRGLRKLLIGLFIALGLLLFLLLFAVDFLVNWLWFDSLGYLRVYLITLGAQSLAAVLGGAFFFLLAILNLYLAQRFSPRGPRPRGSSFSISLSALAGIQQSLKYALWGGLGLFTYVAGSLAAREWQTILMFWNGQNFGVQDPVFYQDVAFYIFKLPFYRAIAGDLLLAGIAVVLLVLIKYVQNQAIFYSPDTHHLYLDPRVQKHLLILGGILLLVFTWLFWLNRYQVLYQDHSIFFGAGYAEDKGVLTIYPVVTLLALITVGLVFANLWRPAYRLTLSGLISTVVVAILGLNLYPALLQNFLVKPNELLKENPYIQHNIKYTRLAYGLDQIQEVSYPARDTLTSADLAAAQGTLKNIKVWDKRPILSTYKQLQEIRPYYEFPLVAVDRYRVEGELRQVMLSPRELAISQLSLEARTWVNERLKFTHGYGVCLSPVNQVTPTGMPEFWLKDLPPVGKEEFKLERPEIYFGTLTKEYVLVNTKTEEFDFPAGDVNRYTHYQGSGGVKLDSFSRRLLMALKFGDLKIILSSYLGADTRILMRRTVNEMAQTLAPFLSFDAQPYPVISQGRLFWFLDAYTQTSRYPYSSPFAAQQGRFNYLRNSVKVVVDAYNGQITFYLMDPQEPLTATWRQIYPTLFRPFEAMPDHLKSHIRYPVGFFYVQAAIFRTYHMQDPQVFYNREDQWDFPSEIYEDQEQFLEPYYMVMHLPQESQEEFLLLLPYTPVRKKNMVSWLAARCDPPNYGQMLIYTFPKDKLIYGPMQIEARINQNPEISRLMTLWGQRGSRVLRGDLLALPIKDSLLYVEPLFLVSSQSQMPELKKVVVVNGPQLVFGDTLAEALKKVGTKLATPSLPTEVQPSTLLTRDPAQALSHLRQAQKYLKTGNWKGFGEEMQSLQAVLEELGAKRPGKAAPPPPEPEGD; encoded by the coding sequence GTGAGGCGTTACCCGGATAACTGGAAAGACTACCGCGGGCTGCGGAAACTGCTTATTGGCCTGTTCATCGCCCTGGGACTGTTACTGTTCCTGTTGCTGTTTGCCGTGGATTTCCTGGTTAATTGGCTGTGGTTCGATTCTCTAGGATATCTTCGAGTCTATCTGATAACCCTGGGGGCGCAGAGCTTGGCGGCCGTGTTGGGAGGCGCCTTTTTCTTTCTATTGGCCATTTTAAACCTTTATCTGGCCCAACGCTTCTCCCCGCGCGGTCCTCGACCGCGGGGATCGTCTTTCAGCATATCACTCTCGGCTTTGGCAGGAATCCAGCAATCTTTAAAATACGCCTTGTGGGGAGGTCTGGGCCTTTTCACGTATGTGGCCGGAAGTCTGGCGGCACGGGAATGGCAAACCATCCTGATGTTCTGGAATGGCCAAAATTTTGGCGTTCAAGACCCGGTTTTCTATCAGGACGTTGCCTTTTATATTTTTAAATTGCCTTTTTATCGAGCCATTGCCGGGGACCTATTGCTGGCCGGAATTGCTGTCGTCTTGTTGGTGTTGATCAAATATGTCCAGAACCAGGCCATTTTTTATAGCCCCGACACCCATCATCTATATCTGGACCCCCGCGTCCAAAAGCATCTTTTGATCCTAGGGGGTATTTTGCTCCTGGTGTTTACCTGGCTGTTCTGGCTGAATCGCTACCAAGTGCTTTATCAGGATCATAGTATCTTCTTTGGAGCCGGATATGCCGAAGATAAAGGGGTCTTGACCATTTACCCGGTGGTCACCTTATTGGCCTTGATTACGGTGGGGCTGGTTTTTGCTAATCTATGGCGACCTGCCTATCGTCTCACCCTGAGCGGCCTGATTTCCACCGTGGTGGTGGCCATTCTGGGATTAAATCTCTATCCTGCCTTGCTTCAAAACTTTCTGGTAAAACCCAACGAGCTTCTCAAAGAAAACCCTTATATTCAGCACAACATAAAATACACCCGTCTGGCCTATGGTCTGGATCAGATCCAAGAAGTCAGCTATCCGGCCCGCGATACCTTGACCAGCGCAGATCTAGCCGCGGCCCAGGGGACCCTAAAAAACATCAAGGTCTGGGATAAACGGCCGATATTGAGCACCTACAAGCAACTTCAGGAAATCCGCCCCTATTATGAATTTCCTTTGGTAGCAGTAGATCGCTATCGGGTGGAGGGGGAACTCCGCCAGGTGATGCTGTCGCCGCGCGAGCTGGCCATCAGCCAACTGTCTCTGGAAGCCCGGACCTGGGTCAATGAGCGGTTAAAGTTTACCCATGGCTATGGGGTCTGTCTGAGCCCGGTGAATCAAGTTACTCCTACCGGCATGCCGGAATTCTGGCTAAAAGACCTGCCGCCGGTTGGTAAGGAAGAGTTCAAACTGGAGCGCCCAGAAATCTACTTTGGCACCCTGACTAAAGAATATGTCCTGGTCAATACCAAAACCGAAGAATTTGACTTCCCGGCGGGAGATGTAAACCGATATACCCATTATCAGGGTTCTGGGGGGGTCAAATTGGACAGCTTCTCCAGACGCTTGCTGATGGCGTTAAAATTTGGGGATTTGAAAATCATTCTCTCGAGCTATCTGGGAGCAGACACCCGCATTCTGATGCGGCGGACGGTAAACGAAATGGCACAGACGCTGGCGCCTTTTCTAAGCTTCGATGCCCAGCCCTATCCGGTAATTTCCCAGGGCCGCCTGTTCTGGTTTCTGGATGCTTACACCCAAACCTCTCGTTACCCTTATTCCTCTCCCTTTGCTGCCCAGCAGGGCAGGTTTAATTATCTCCGAAACAGTGTTAAAGTAGTGGTCGACGCCTATAATGGTCAGATCACATTTTACCTGATGGACCCGCAGGAACCCCTAACCGCCACCTGGCGTCAGATCTACCCCACACTCTTCCGGCCTTTTGAGGCCATGCCCGATCATCTGAAGAGCCATATCCGCTACCCAGTGGGCTTTTTCTATGTGCAGGCCGCCATCTTCCGCACCTACCACATGCAAGATCCACAGGTATTCTATAACCGGGAAGATCAATGGGATTTCCCTTCCGAAATCTATGAAGATCAGGAACAATTTCTTGAGCCCTATTATATGGTCATGCACCTGCCTCAGGAGTCCCAGGAGGAGTTTCTATTATTACTGCCTTATACTCCGGTTAGAAAGAAAAATATGGTGAGTTGGCTGGCAGCCAGGTGTGATCCACCAAATTATGGTCAGATGTTGATTTATACCTTCCCTAAAGACAAATTGATTTATGGCCCTATGCAAATTGAGGCCCGGATTAATCAGAATCCGGAAATCTCCCGTCTCATGACTCTTTGGGGTCAGAGAGGTTCTCGGGTGCTGCGCGGCGATCTACTGGCCCTCCCAATCAAAGATTCTCTACTTTATGTCGAGCCGCTTTTTTTGGTATCCAGCCAGTCCCAGATGCCGGAACTCAAAAAAGTAGTGGTGGTTAATGGACCACAGTTGGTATTTGGCGACACTTTGGCAGAAGCATTAAAAAAGGTCGGCACTAAATTGGCTACCCCTTCGTTACCTACCGAGGTCCAACCTTCGACCCTGTTGACCAGAGATCCGGCTCAGGCGCTCAGTCATTTACGCCAGGCCCAAAAATATCTAAAAACCGGCAATTGGAAAGGCTTTGGGGAAGAAATGCAAAGCTTGCAAGCAGTCTTAGAAGAACTTGGGGCCAAGCGCCCAGGGAAAGCTGCTCCCCCACCACCTGAGCCAGAGGGAGATTAA
- a CDS encoding threonylcarbamoyl-AMP synthase, producing MARVISWHSPEDRALLQEALEILRAGGVVACPTETYYGLAVDAFQEAALNRVLAIKGRAQSKPLLVLVADVQMVEQVALRVPSVALQLMARFWPGPLTLILPASPSLPRQLTAGTGTIGVRQSSHPLVRNLTTAYGSPLTGTSANRSGQPPLVTAIEVEREMGSELALILDSGPCPGGWPSTVLDVTQQPPRLVRPGAIASSALKEYLI from the coding sequence ATGGCACGCGTGATAAGCTGGCATTCACCGGAAGATCGCGCCTTACTCCAGGAGGCGCTGGAGATATTGCGAGCCGGGGGAGTGGTCGCCTGTCCAACCGAGACCTATTATGGTCTGGCGGTTGATGCCTTTCAGGAGGCAGCCCTGAACCGGGTTCTGGCCATCAAGGGTCGGGCTCAGAGCAAACCGCTTTTGGTATTGGTGGCCGATGTTCAGATGGTGGAACAGGTGGCGTTGAGAGTGCCTTCCGTGGCGCTCCAACTGATGGCCCGGTTCTGGCCCGGTCCCCTGACCCTGATCCTGCCGGCCAGCCCGTCCCTTCCGCGTCAGTTAACGGCCGGGACTGGAACTATTGGGGTGCGGCAATCCAGCCATCCCCTGGTCCGCAACCTGACTACGGCTTATGGTTCACCCTTGACCGGCACCAGCGCCAACCGTTCCGGCCAACCGCCCTTAGTTACGGCGATTGAAGTGGAAAGAGAGATGGGAAGCGAATTGGCGCTGATTCTGGACAGCGGCCCCTGTCCCGGCGGCTGGCCTTCCACGGTGTTGGATGTGACACAACAGCCCCCCCGGCTGGTGCGTCCAGGCGCTATAGCCTCTTCCGCCCTGAAGGAGTATCTTATCTGA